A region of Salmo salar chromosome ssa17, Ssal_v3.1, whole genome shotgun sequence DNA encodes the following proteins:
- the LOC106575604 gene encoding carboxy-terminal domain RNA polymerase II polypeptide A small phosphatase 1 — MDHQSSIITQVSRDEEANREKGPPPSSSKKPRSRGLFHSLFCCLCHDQAEPPPVNNNAPLLVEENGTVSKVQVRPLLPQAKSKDAGKICVVIDLDETLVHSSFKPVNNADFIIPVEIDGTVHQVYVLKRPHVDEFLKRMGELFECILFTASLAKYADPVSDLLDKWGAFRGRLFRESCVFHRGNYVKDLSRLGRDLNKVIIIDNSPASYVFHPDNAVPVASWFDDMADTELLDLIPFFEGLSKVEDVYTVLRQQRDSS, encoded by the exons GTCCCCCACCCTCGTCATCTAAGAAGCCCAGGAGTCGAGGCCTGTTCCACAGCCTCTTCTGCTGCCTATGTCATGACCAGGCTGAGCCCCCGCCGGTCAACAACAACGCCCCGCTACTGGTGGAGGAGAACGGGACTGTCTCCAAG GTCCAAGTCAGACCGCTGCTGCCTCAGGCCAAGTCAAAAGACGCAGGGAAGATCTGTGTTGTCATAGACCTGGATGAAACACTGGTCCACAGCTCATTCAAG CCAGTGAACAATGCTGATTTTATCATTCCCGTAGAGATCGATGGAACTGTTCATCAG GTATATGTGTTGAAGCGACCTCACGTGGATGAGTTCCTTAAGAGGATGGGAGAGCTGTTTGAATGTATTCTGTTCACAGCTAGCCTGGCTAAG TATGCTGACCCAGTGTCAGACCTGCTGGATAAGTGGGGTGCGTTCCGCGGCCGTCTGTTCCGTGAGTCGTGTGTGTTCCACCGGGGGAACTACGTAAAGGACCTGAGTCGTCTGGGCAGGGACCTGAACAAGGTCATCATCATAGACAACTCCCCAGCCTCCTACGTCTTCCACCCAGACAACGCT GTGCCTGTGGCGTCGTGGTTTGATGACATGGCCGACACCGAGCTCCTGGATCTAATCCCCTTCTTCGAAGGGCTCAGTAAAGTGGAGGATGTCTACACGGTGCTCAGGCAACAGAGGGACTCCAGCTAG